From a single Armatimonadota bacterium genomic region:
- a CDS encoding PEP-CTERM sorting domain-containing protein, with amino-acid sequence MKKLTVALLAAAAVGANAQLYGVGPANNGTAAYHFSVINTLNGAATQQFTFSVPNTTAVNFLTYVPQTNRFLAVGVVSAFSSVLVEIDAGAQTATTVSHGIPNAYFEGLEYMSSLGGVVVSHGPGGFFTGSIALLNPITYGLISTGAVPGASDSDIIFDDGTGAVNTIDANNPNSNGWQRNIINNPFGAMSVTGIANNTFNPAGGEPDLAWKANESRLFLSQLTQLSTVGALNAISGVGAYGTSSLGTPIEVTGIAAVPEPATMAVLGLGALAAIRKRRQSK; translated from the coding sequence ATGAAAAAACTCACCGTCGCTCTACTCGCCGCCGCCGCCGTTGGCGCCAACGCCCAGCTCTATGGAGTGGGCCCTGCAAACAACGGCACCGCCGCCTACCACTTCAGCGTGATCAACACCTTGAACGGTGCCGCTACGCAGCAGTTCACTTTTTCTGTCCCGAACACTACCGCAGTCAACTTCCTGACCTATGTCCCACAAACGAACAGGTTCTTGGCCGTCGGCGTGGTCAGCGCGTTCTCTTCGGTGCTCGTCGAGATCGACGCAGGCGCGCAGACCGCGACGACCGTCTCGCACGGTATCCCCAACGCCTATTTCGAGGGCTTGGAATACATGAGCTCCCTGGGGGGCGTCGTCGTCTCGCACGGTCCAGGTGGGTTCTTTACTGGCTCGATCGCACTTCTGAATCCGATCACCTATGGCCTCATTAGCACTGGCGCGGTCCCTGGCGCCAGCGATTCAGACATCATTTTCGACGACGGGACGGGCGCGGTGAACACCATCGACGCGAACAACCCGAACTCGAACGGCTGGCAGCGCAACATCATCAACAACCCGTTCGGTGCGATGAGCGTCACCGGGATCGCCAACAACACGTTCAACCCGGCGGGCGGCGAACCCGACCTTGCCTGGAAGGCGAACGAGAGCCGCTTGTTCCTCTCCCAACTGACCCAGCTCAGCACCGTCGGCGCGCTCAATGCGATCTCGGGTGTTGGAGCTTACGGGACCAGCTCACTCGGTACGCCGATCGAAGTCACGGGAATCGCCGCCGTCCCGGAGCCTGCTACGATGGCCGTTCTTGGACTCGGTGCCCTCGCCGCAATCCGAAAGCGTCGCCAGAGCAAGTAG